CCGGACGCGGGCTCGGTAATTCTCGGTGGCGTCGATCTCGCTGCTCTCGGGGAGGATGCGCGCGCCGCGCTTCGCCGGGAACGCATCGGTTTCGTCTTCCAGGCCTTCCATATCCTGCCGCACCTGACGCTCGGCCAGAATGTCGGGCTTCCGCTCGCCCTGCTGCGCGCGGCCCCGGCCGAGATCGATGCGAGGGCCGCGGATCTCTTGGCGGCGGTGGGGCTGGGGGGGCGCGAAGCCGACTATCCCAACCAACTTTCCGGCGGCGAGCTGCAGCGGGTCGCGATCGCACGGGCGCTCGCTCATCGCCCTGCGCTCCTTCTTGCCGACGAGCCGACCGGCAATCTCGATCCCGAGACGGCGGCGATGGTGCTGTCGCTGCTCATCGCTCAGCTTCGCCAGGCAGGGGCGGGCGGGCTGCTCGTCACCCACTCCGACGTCGCCGCCGCCAGCGCGGATCGCGTGGTCCGCCTCACCGCCGACGGTCTCGTGCCCGCGTGAGTGCGATGCCAGACTGGTCTGGCTCGGTCGTGCCGCGGTGGATGATCGTCGGCGAATGGCGGGCGCATCCGGTGC
This genomic window from Sphingomonas abietis contains:
- a CDS encoding ABC transporter ATP-binding protein gives rise to the protein MSTAPLLRLVELRKRVPGGRLLFEGLSIALQAGELIAIMGESGVGKSTLLNLVAGLDSPDAGSVILGGVDLAALGEDARAALRRERIGFVFQAFHILPHLTLGQNVGLPLALLRAAPAEIDARAADLLAAVGLGGREADYPNQLSGGELQRVAIARALAHRPALLLADEPTGNLDPETAAMVLSLLIAQLRQAGAGGLLVTHSDVAAASADRVVRLTADGLVPA